In Micromonospora sp. LH3U1, one genomic interval encodes:
- a CDS encoding branched-chain amino acid ABC transporter permease — MTAFAQNTFNGLVSGAFYALLALGLAVIFGMLRVVNFAHGAFYMLGAFGAYVLLTEAGVPFWAALVIMPVGLGLLGMALERAVIHRLTKLDPLYNFLLTFGLTLIVQDLVKLRYGVQSSPYATPSLLSGTVNFGLFDFPTYRVFILGFAVLLCVAVWWVLTRTRIGMVVRAATERPDLTRAFGIDVGRWVTPVFGFGIGLAGLAGVLAAPMRAVNPLMGADLIIVVFAVVVIGGLGSIFGSVAAGFGIGLVQAWGEAYLSAFPIVSQTIVFIVMAVVLLWRPAGLFGREEAPA, encoded by the coding sequence GTGACGGCATTCGCCCAGAACACGTTCAACGGGTTGGTGAGTGGGGCGTTCTACGCCCTGCTCGCCCTCGGGCTCGCGGTCATCTTCGGCATGCTGCGGGTGGTCAACTTCGCGCACGGCGCGTTCTACATGCTCGGCGCGTTCGGGGCGTACGTGCTGCTGACCGAGGCGGGAGTGCCCTTCTGGGCCGCCCTGGTGATCATGCCGGTGGGGCTGGGCCTGCTCGGCATGGCGTTGGAACGCGCCGTGATCCACCGGCTGACCAAGCTCGACCCGCTCTACAACTTCCTGCTCACCTTCGGCCTGACGCTGATCGTGCAGGATCTGGTGAAGCTGCGCTACGGCGTGCAGTCCAGCCCGTACGCCACTCCGTCGCTGTTGAGCGGGACGGTGAACTTCGGGCTCTTCGACTTCCCGACGTACCGGGTGTTCATCCTCGGCTTCGCGGTGCTGCTCTGCGTCGCGGTGTGGTGGGTGCTCACCCGTACCCGGATCGGCATGGTGGTCCGCGCGGCCACCGAGCGGCCCGACCTGACCCGCGCGTTCGGTATCGACGTCGGACGTTGGGTGACGCCGGTCTTCGGCTTCGGCATCGGGTTGGCCGGTCTGGCGGGCGTGCTGGCCGCGCCCATGCGCGCGGTCAACCCGTTGATGGGAGCCGACCTGATCATCGTGGTCTTCGCGGTGGTGGTGATCGGCGGGCTGGGCTCCATCTTCGGTTCGGTCGCCGCCGGCTTCGGCATCGGGCTGGTGCAGGCGTGGGGTGAGGCGTACCTGTCCGCCTTCCCGATCGTCTCCCAGACGATCGTCTTCATCGTGATGGCCGTCGTGCTGCTCTGGCGCCCGGCCGGTCTGTTCGGTCGTGAGGAGGCTCCCGCATGA
- a CDS encoding branched-chain amino acid ABC transporter permease, which yields MTSTVDTPADASRSTPPSGLIAVAQAPGWVRYALLAVGLAVAAWLPNGLYPAVAVDILCWALFAVAVDLLLGFTGLMSFGHAAFWGTSAYVTGLVAIHAGLPFPLAVLAGALAAAVLAVPIGYLAVKRTGIYFAMVTLAFAQMVYYVANEWRSVTQGENGLQGVPRELFGWDLTDDYFFYYAILPIVLLGLAAAWRIVHSPFGRVLVGIRDNPARARALGYPVHRYKLTAFVLSGFIAGLGGGLFAVGHRFVSLDVLHWTTSGKAVIVVVLGGIGTLWGGVLGAGIVVRLEDWLSFSGFEAIGLVTGGIFVLVVVLFRRGIWGSVAALAHRLAARRR from the coding sequence ATGACCAGCACCGTCGACACTCCCGCCGACGCGTCCCGCTCGACGCCACCGTCCGGGCTGATCGCCGTGGCGCAGGCACCCGGCTGGGTGCGGTACGCGCTACTCGCCGTCGGGCTGGCCGTCGCGGCATGGCTGCCCAACGGCCTCTACCCGGCGGTCGCGGTGGACATCCTCTGCTGGGCGCTGTTCGCCGTGGCGGTGGACCTGCTGCTCGGCTTCACCGGGCTGATGTCCTTCGGTCACGCCGCGTTCTGGGGCACCTCGGCGTACGTCACCGGGTTGGTGGCCATCCACGCGGGCCTGCCGTTCCCCCTGGCCGTGCTGGCCGGGGCACTCGCCGCGGCCGTGCTGGCGGTGCCGATCGGCTACCTGGCGGTCAAGCGGACCGGCATCTACTTCGCCATGGTGACCCTGGCCTTCGCGCAGATGGTCTACTACGTGGCCAACGAGTGGCGCTCGGTGACCCAGGGTGAGAACGGCCTCCAGGGCGTACCTCGCGAGTTGTTCGGTTGGGACCTCACCGACGACTACTTCTTCTACTACGCGATCCTGCCGATCGTGCTGCTCGGGCTGGCCGCCGCCTGGCGGATCGTGCACTCACCGTTCGGTCGGGTGCTGGTCGGCATCCGGGACAACCCGGCCCGGGCGCGGGCGCTGGGCTACCCGGTGCACCGCTACAAGCTCACCGCGTTCGTGCTCTCGGGGTTCATCGCCGGGCTCGGCGGTGGACTGTTCGCGGTCGGCCACCGGTTCGTCTCGCTGGACGTGCTGCACTGGACCACCTCCGGCAAGGCGGTCATCGTGGTGGTGCTCGGCGGCATCGGCACCCTCTGGGGCGGCGTGCTCGGCGCCGGCATCGTGGTCCGGCTGGAGGACTGGCTGTCGTTCTCCGGGTTCGAGGCGATCGGCCTGGTGACCGGCGGCATCTTCGTCCTCGTCGTGGTGCTGTTCCGGCGCGGCATCTGGGGCAGCGTCGCCGCGCTGGCCCACCGGTTGGCGGCCCGCCGCCGGTAA
- a CDS encoding transcriptional regulator: MLTDPMPAEAVEIAHKQVSLAAEDLDGSGVATLLLELADEWGVPALWEQVCRPLLARLPGRTAAEVAIEHALSEGVRVGLDVHRREPGRSLPTGGVLLAGAEREEHGLGLQALAAALREQGRGCLNLGPALPWAALTSAVYRARPRTVVLWSQTPVTGRAYRLVRFARDFPLLRVYGAGPGWIEPLTAPANHLGTLPAAVAACLPTSCRR, encoded by the coding sequence GTGCTGACTGATCCGATGCCGGCAGAGGCCGTGGAGATCGCGCACAAGCAGGTCTCGCTGGCGGCCGAGGACCTGGACGGCAGCGGTGTCGCCACGCTGCTGCTGGAGTTGGCCGACGAGTGGGGCGTGCCGGCGTTGTGGGAGCAGGTCTGCCGTCCGTTGCTGGCCCGGCTGCCGGGGCGTACCGCCGCCGAGGTCGCCATCGAGCACGCCCTCAGCGAGGGCGTGCGGGTCGGGCTGGACGTGCACCGCCGGGAGCCGGGCCGGTCACTGCCCACCGGCGGTGTGCTGCTGGCCGGCGCCGAGCGGGAGGAGCACGGCCTTGGCCTGCAGGCGCTCGCCGCCGCGCTGCGCGAGCAGGGCCGCGGCTGTCTGAATCTCGGCCCGGCGTTGCCCTGGGCCGCGCTGACCAGCGCGGTCTACCGGGCACGCCCGCGCACCGTCGTGCTCTGGTCGCAGACGCCGGTCACCGGCCGTGCGTACCGCCTGGTGCGCTTCGCCCGGGACTTCCCGCTCCTGCGGGTGTACGGCGCAGGGCCGGGCTGGATCGAGCCGCTCACCGCGCCGGCGAACCACCTCGGCACGCTGCCGGCCGCCGTCGCCGCCTGCCTCCCGACGTCCTGCCGGCGCTGA
- a CDS encoding MFS transporter, giving the protein MELHNNTGHPRRWAILGVLVISLLVVVLDNTILNVALRTLADPVHGLGASQGELEWSINSYTLVFAGLLFTFGVLGDRAGRKRFLMIGLVLFGLASLLSAYAQSPAQLIAARALMGVGGAAIMPVTLSIISNVFDPRERGRAIGVWAGAVGLAVAIGPILGGALLEHFWWGSVFLINVPVVAAGVVLVALLVPESRDPRPGRVDVPGVLLSVVGLVALSYGIIDGGEHGFGRPVAWGSILVGLAVLAWFVQHERRSDHPSLDVRLFTLPRFAAPVAIVGLVFFAAMGVMFFSSFYLQLVRDYSPLQTGLLFLPFAGAQLIFAPRSAAMVRRYGGRAVATVGLALTVLALAAFAFIDASTPIWIVLVVFFFQGVGMANIMPPATESIMSALPREKAGVGSAVSNTVRQVAGALGVAVLGSVLSAVYRADMDGALTGLPAQARDTANESISGAYAAAGQLGPAAPALISAANDAFVTAMHWAAGLSAVVAALGILVVLRWMPGREATAAVPAAPAAEPELAGTA; this is encoded by the coding sequence ATGGAGCTGCACAACAACACTGGACACCCGAGGAGGTGGGCGATCCTGGGGGTGCTGGTGATCAGCCTCCTCGTGGTCGTCCTCGACAACACGATCCTCAACGTCGCCCTGCGCACCCTGGCCGACCCGGTGCACGGCCTCGGTGCCAGCCAGGGCGAGCTGGAGTGGTCCATCAACTCCTACACGCTGGTCTTCGCCGGGCTGCTGTTCACCTTCGGGGTGCTCGGCGACCGCGCCGGCCGCAAGCGCTTCCTGATGATCGGTCTGGTGCTGTTCGGCCTGGCATCGCTGCTCTCCGCGTACGCCCAGAGCCCCGCCCAGCTGATCGCGGCCCGCGCCCTGATGGGGGTCGGCGGCGCGGCCATCATGCCGGTGACGCTGTCGATCATCTCCAACGTCTTCGACCCGCGTGAGCGCGGCCGTGCGATCGGCGTCTGGGCCGGCGCGGTCGGCCTCGCCGTGGCGATCGGCCCAATCCTCGGCGGTGCGCTGCTGGAGCACTTCTGGTGGGGCTCGGTCTTCCTGATCAACGTGCCGGTGGTCGCCGCCGGCGTGGTGCTGGTCGCCCTGCTGGTCCCCGAGTCGCGTGACCCGCGTCCGGGCCGCGTCGACGTGCCCGGCGTCCTGCTCTCCGTCGTCGGCCTGGTCGCGCTCTCCTACGGCATCATCGACGGCGGCGAGCACGGCTTCGGCCGGCCGGTGGCCTGGGGTTCGATTCTGGTCGGCCTGGCGGTGCTGGCCTGGTTCGTGCAGCACGAGCGGCGCAGCGACCACCCGTCGCTGGACGTCCGGCTGTTCACGCTGCCCCGGTTCGCCGCACCCGTGGCCATCGTCGGCCTGGTGTTCTTCGCCGCGATGGGCGTGATGTTCTTCAGCTCGTTCTACCTGCAACTGGTGCGCGACTACAGCCCGCTGCAGACCGGCCTGCTCTTCCTGCCCTTCGCCGGGGCCCAGCTGATCTTCGCGCCGCGCAGCGCCGCGATGGTCCGCCGCTACGGCGGCCGGGCGGTCGCCACCGTCGGGCTGGCGCTGACCGTGCTGGCACTGGCCGCGTTCGCCTTCATCGACGCGTCCACCCCGATCTGGATCGTGCTGGTCGTCTTCTTCTTCCAGGGCGTCGGAATGGCCAACATCATGCCGCCGGCAACCGAGTCGATCATGTCGGCGCTGCCCCGGGAGAAGGCCGGCGTGGGCTCCGCGGTGAGCAACACCGTCCGCCAGGTGGCCGGCGCGCTCGGCGTGGCGGTCCTCGGCTCGGTGCTCTCCGCGGTCTACCGGGCCGACATGGACGGCGCGCTGACCGGTCTGCCCGCGCAGGCCCGCGACACGGCCAACGAGTCGATCTCCGGGGCGTACGCGGCGGCCGGGCAACTCGGCCCGGCGGCGCCAGCGCTGATCTCGGCGGCCAACGACGCCTTCGTCACCGCCATGCACTGGGCGGCGGGGCTCTCCGCGGTGGTCGCCGCGCTCGGGATCCTGGTGGTGCTGCGCTGGATGCCGGGCCGGGAGGCCACGGCTGCCGTACCGGCGGCGCCGGCCGCCGAACCCGAGTTGGCCGGGACGGCCTAG
- a CDS encoding TetR/AcrR family transcriptional regulator, with protein sequence MSDMMSTADAPRSPGRPRSLRADEAIIEATLDLLAEGSTTEALSIEAIAARAGVGKATIYRRWAGKDALLLDALRRLKGVLPQPEGHSIRDDLILLVGAIGKNVDPRAAKIMPCLVPEVNRSPDHFQLYQNIIAPRRQLMREVLRRGIDEGTLRADIDVEVTMALLTGPMLIQRVLQWNPDLDERTLPEQVVDTVLKGLRAH encoded by the coding sequence ATGTCCGACATGATGTCCACTGCCGATGCTCCGCGGTCGCCCGGGCGACCGCGGAGCCTCCGCGCCGATGAGGCGATCATCGAGGCCACCCTCGACCTGCTCGCCGAGGGCAGCACCACCGAGGCGCTCTCGATCGAGGCGATCGCCGCTCGCGCCGGGGTCGGCAAGGCCACCATCTACCGCCGCTGGGCCGGCAAGGACGCGCTGCTGCTGGACGCGCTGCGCCGACTCAAGGGCGTCCTGCCGCAGCCCGAGGGGCACTCCATCCGGGACGATCTGATCCTGCTGGTCGGCGCGATCGGGAAAAATGTCGACCCACGCGCGGCGAAGATCATGCCCTGCCTGGTGCCCGAGGTGAACCGCAGCCCGGACCACTTCCAGCTCTACCAGAACATCATCGCCCCGCGCCGGCAGTTGATGCGCGAGGTGCTACGGCGCGGCATCGACGAGGGGACGCTCCGCGCCGACATCGACGTGGAGGTGACGATGGCTCTCCTCACCGGGCCGATGCTGATCCAGCGGGTACTGCAATGGAACCCGGACCTGGACGAGCGGACTCTGCCCGAGCAGGTCGTCGACACCGTGCTGAAGGGCCTCCGCGCCCACTGA
- a CDS encoding helix-turn-helix domain-containing protein gives MSTMSSPVEFLELLAREAAAVEFEGPLVAARAAGLPPDRLAELEQAKSVALRVRALLERRRRRETELSGLYDTVSDLAGLRDLDDVLRAIVHRARNLLGADVAYMTLNDDERGDTYMRVTDGSVSARFQRLRLPMGAGLGGLVAQSGAPYVTANYGEDARFHHTGEIDAGVGEEGLVAILGVPLRLGSTSIGVLYAANRSARPFVREEVALLVSLAAHAAVAIDTARLLTETRSALAELSAANTTIRAHSSSVERAAAAHDRMTALVLRGGGVEDVAAAVTEVLGGALLALDAEGRLLARVGEIDEPDRVDIVEAVAASRTEGRSVRRSPLWYAAVVAGAENLGALVLRPDDELVDADQRILERAALVTALLLLFRRTVAEAEGRVRGELLDDLIARPLRDTDALRSRARRLGVDLDAPHVLVAVGDDAIAATGSARQRVLSWATTYASARGGLAAARDGRVVLMLPGLDAGGSARAVARDLSRVTGRPVTAGASGPSNTPAALAGTFHEADRCLTALGALGRTGEGASTAELGFVGLLLGTVGDRGETDVTQFLSATVGPVVDYDARRGTALVKTLEAYFGVGGSLARAAEQLHVHVNTVTQRLERVGQLLGTDWQRPERALEVQLALRLHRLRAPAG, from the coding sequence ATGTCGACCATGTCATCGCCGGTGGAGTTCCTGGAACTGCTCGCCCGTGAGGCCGCGGCGGTCGAGTTCGAGGGACCTCTGGTGGCCGCGCGGGCCGCCGGGCTGCCGCCCGACCGGCTTGCCGAGCTGGAGCAGGCCAAGTCGGTGGCGTTGCGGGTCCGCGCGCTGCTGGAGCGGCGGCGCCGCCGCGAGACCGAGCTGTCCGGCCTGTACGACACGGTCAGTGACCTGGCCGGGTTGCGCGACCTGGACGACGTGCTGCGGGCGATCGTGCACCGGGCCCGCAACCTGCTCGGCGCGGACGTGGCCTACATGACGCTCAACGACGACGAGCGCGGCGACACCTACATGCGGGTGACCGACGGGTCGGTCTCGGCCCGCTTCCAGCGGCTGCGCCTACCGATGGGCGCCGGCCTCGGTGGCCTGGTGGCCCAGTCCGGCGCGCCGTACGTCACCGCCAACTACGGCGAGGACGCGCGCTTCCACCACACCGGTGAGATCGACGCCGGCGTCGGAGAGGAGGGTCTGGTCGCGATCCTCGGGGTGCCGCTGCGACTCGGCTCGACCTCGATCGGCGTGCTCTACGCGGCCAACCGTTCGGCCCGGCCGTTCGTCCGGGAGGAGGTCGCGCTGCTGGTCTCCCTCGCCGCGCACGCCGCGGTGGCGATCGACACCGCCCGGCTGCTGACCGAGACCCGCTCGGCGCTGGCCGAGCTGTCGGCCGCGAACACCACCATCCGGGCTCACAGCAGCTCGGTGGAGCGCGCCGCGGCGGCACACGACCGGATGACCGCGCTGGTGCTGCGCGGCGGCGGTGTGGAGGACGTGGCGGCCGCTGTGACCGAGGTGCTGGGCGGTGCGCTGCTGGCGCTGGACGCCGAGGGCCGCCTACTGGCCCGGGTGGGTGAGATCGACGAGCCGGACCGGGTGGACATCGTCGAGGCGGTGGCCGCGTCCCGGACCGAGGGGCGCAGCGTGCGTCGCAGTCCGCTCTGGTACGCGGCCGTGGTGGCGGGCGCGGAGAACCTGGGTGCCCTGGTGCTGCGCCCGGACGACGAGTTGGTCGACGCCGACCAGCGGATCCTGGAGCGGGCCGCGCTGGTGACCGCGCTGCTGCTGCTGTTCCGCCGGACGGTCGCCGAGGCGGAGGGGCGGGTTCGCGGCGAACTGCTGGACGACCTGATCGCCCGCCCGCTACGCGACACCGACGCGCTGCGCAGCCGGGCTCGCCGGCTCGGGGTGGACCTGGACGCGCCGCACGTGCTCGTGGCGGTGGGCGACGACGCGATCGCCGCGACCGGCTCGGCCCGACAGCGGGTGCTCTCCTGGGCCACCACGTACGCCTCGGCGCGCGGCGGGCTGGCCGCGGCACGCGACGGTCGGGTGGTGCTGATGCTGCCGGGGTTGGACGCCGGTGGCAGTGCCCGTGCGGTTGCCCGGGACCTGTCCCGGGTGACCGGCCGACCGGTGACGGCCGGGGCGAGTGGCCCGTCGAACACCCCGGCGGCGCTGGCCGGGACGTTCCACGAGGCGGACCGGTGCCTCACCGCGCTGGGCGCGCTGGGCCGTACCGGTGAGGGGGCGAGCACCGCGGAGCTGGGGTTCGTCGGGCTGCTGCTGGGCACGGTCGGCGACCGGGGCGAGACGGACGTGACCCAGTTCCTCAGCGCCACCGTCGGACCGGTGGTCGACTACGACGCCCGGCGGGGCACCGCTCTGGTCAAGACGTTGGAGGCGTACTTCGGGGTGGGTGGCAGCCTGGCCCGGGCCGCCGAGCAGCTGCACGTGCACGTCAACACGGTGACCCAGCGGTTGGAGCGGGTCGGGCAACTGCTCGGCACCGACTGGCAGCGGCCCGAGCGGGCGCTGGAGGTGCAGCTCGCGCTGCGCCTGCACCGCCTGCGGGCCCCCGCCGGCTGA
- a CDS encoding 3-hydroxybutyrate dehydrogenase, with the protein MTAEPVAVPHVVQVDLAGRTALVTGGGSGIGRACALRLGAAGAKVLVVDRNLEAAKAVAAEAGGRAEGVDLSDATAVDRLDVDVDIVVNNAGLQHVAPLQDFPVERFEYIQRVMVEAPFLIIRRALPHMYARGWGRIVNISSVHGLRASPYKAAYVSAKHALEGLSKVVALEGAAHGVTANCINPAYVRTALVESQIADQAASHGIPEAEVIEKIMLARAAIKRLIEPEEVAELLAYLCSSPAAFITGASIALDGGWTAN; encoded by the coding sequence ATGACGGCAGAACCCGTGGCGGTCCCCCACGTCGTACAGGTCGACCTCGCCGGTCGGACCGCCCTGGTCACCGGGGGCGGCAGCGGCATCGGGCGGGCGTGCGCCCTGCGGCTGGGCGCGGCCGGCGCCAAGGTGCTCGTGGTGGACCGCAACCTGGAGGCGGCCAAGGCGGTGGCCGCCGAGGCCGGCGGCCGGGCCGAGGGCGTCGACCTGTCCGACGCCACGGCGGTGGACCGCCTCGACGTGGACGTGGACATCGTGGTGAACAACGCCGGACTCCAGCACGTGGCGCCGCTGCAGGACTTCCCCGTCGAGCGCTTCGAGTACATCCAGCGGGTGATGGTCGAGGCACCGTTCCTGATCATCCGCCGCGCGCTCCCGCACATGTACGCCCGGGGCTGGGGCCGGATCGTCAACATCTCCTCGGTGCACGGGCTGCGGGCCTCGCCGTACAAGGCGGCCTACGTCTCGGCCAAGCACGCTCTCGAAGGGCTGTCGAAGGTGGTCGCCCTGGAGGGCGCCGCGCACGGGGTCACGGCCAACTGCATCAACCCGGCGTACGTGCGCACAGCCCTGGTGGAGAGCCAGATCGCCGACCAGGCGGCCAGCCACGGCATTCCGGAGGCCGAGGTGATCGAGAAGATCATGCTGGCCCGGGCCGCGATCAAGCGCCTGATCGAGCCGGAGGAGGTCGCCGAACTGCTGGCGTACCTCTGCTCGTCGCCGGCGGCGTTCATCACCGGCGCGTCGATCGCCCTCGACGGGGGCTGGACGGCGAACTAG
- the ruvC gene encoding crossover junction endodeoxyribonuclease RuvC: MRVLGVDPGLTRCGVGVVEGVPGRPCTLIAYYVVYTDPADDLALRLLHLDRSLNDLVAKHQPESVAVERVFSQHNVRTVMGTAQASGIAVLAGARAGLPVQTYTPSEVKAAVTGSGQADKAQMTAMVTRLLRLDEPPKPADAADALALAICHVWRGGTRSKLAAAADRARRGGAR, encoded by the coding sequence GTGCGGGTGCTGGGGGTTGACCCGGGGTTGACCCGGTGTGGGGTGGGCGTGGTCGAGGGCGTGCCCGGCCGACCCTGCACTCTCATCGCCTACTACGTGGTCTACACCGACCCGGCCGACGACCTGGCGCTGCGCCTGCTGCATCTGGACCGGTCACTGAACGATCTGGTCGCCAAGCACCAGCCGGAGAGCGTCGCCGTCGAGCGGGTGTTCAGCCAGCACAACGTGCGCACGGTAATGGGCACCGCGCAGGCCAGCGGCATCGCCGTGCTGGCCGGGGCGCGCGCCGGGCTACCGGTGCAGACGTACACCCCGAGCGAGGTGAAGGCGGCCGTGACCGGGTCCGGTCAGGCCGACAAGGCGCAGATGACCGCTATGGTGACCCGTCTGTTGCGGCTGGATGAGCCGCCGAAGCCGGCCGACGCCGCCGACGCGCTCGCCCTGGCCATCTGCCACGTGTGGCGCGGCGGGACCCGCTCCAAGCTGGCCGCTGCCGCCGACCGGGCACGACGAGGAGGAGCACGATGA
- the ruvA gene encoding Holliday junction branch migration protein RuvA gives MIASVRGTVTATGPDQAVIEVGGVGLAVHCAPGTLAELRVGQVARLATSLIVREDSLTLYGFADDDAKSLFELLQTASGVGPRLAQAVLAVHTPDAVRKAIANADTAALTRVPGIGKKGAERLVLELRDRIGPVPIGADGVGGVTGGNWPDQVRQALVGLGWTAGQADHAVAAVAETIVGETPPVPVLLKQAIRLLGRTR, from the coding sequence ATGATCGCCAGCGTGCGCGGCACGGTGACCGCGACGGGACCGGACCAGGCCGTGATCGAGGTCGGCGGTGTCGGCCTCGCCGTGCACTGCGCCCCCGGGACACTGGCGGAGCTGCGGGTCGGCCAGGTCGCCCGGCTCGCCACCAGCCTGATCGTGCGGGAAGATTCGCTGACTCTCTATGGCTTCGCCGACGACGACGCCAAGTCGTTGTTCGAGCTGCTCCAGACCGCCAGCGGGGTGGGCCCGCGACTGGCCCAGGCGGTGCTGGCCGTGCACACCCCGGACGCGGTGCGCAAGGCGATCGCCAACGCCGACACCGCGGCGCTGACCCGGGTTCCCGGGATCGGCAAGAAGGGCGCCGAACGCCTGGTGCTGGAGCTGCGCGACCGGATCGGCCCGGTGCCGATCGGCGCCGACGGCGTGGGCGGGGTGACCGGCGGCAACTGGCCCGACCAGGTCCGGCAGGCGCTGGTCGGGCTGGGCTGGACGGCCGGTCAGGCCGATCACGCCGTGGCCGCCGTGGCGGAGACGATCGTGGGCGAGACCCCGCCGGTGCCGGTCCTGCTCAAGCAGGCCATCCGCCTGCTCGGTCGTACCCGATGA
- the ruvB gene encoding Holliday junction branch migration DNA helicase RuvB, with protein MDGLVSAYVSDAERDAEATVRPKRLAEFIAQDRVRDQLDLLLQGAMRRGSPPDHILLSGPPGLGKTSLANIVAAELGAGIRVTSGPAIERSGDLAAILTSLAEGDVLFIDEIHRIARPAEELLYSAMEDFRVDVVVGKGPGATAIPLDVEPFTLVGATTRSGLLTGPMRDRFGFVAHLDFYAPADLETLLHRSARILGVPITPEGATEIAGRSRGTPRIANRLLRRVRDYAEVRADGVVDLATARAALIVYDVDALGLDRLDRAVLTALVDSFRGGPVGLSTLAVAVGEQPDTVEEVCEPFLVRAGLLARTPRGRVATEGAWRHLGRTPPNGTFGMDSPPVPDLFSLDTEQP; from the coding sequence ATCGACGGGCTTGTCTCGGCGTACGTCAGCGATGCCGAACGGGACGCGGAGGCGACGGTACGGCCGAAGCGGCTGGCCGAGTTCATCGCCCAGGACCGGGTGCGCGACCAGCTCGACCTGTTGTTGCAGGGCGCGATGCGGCGGGGGTCGCCACCGGATCACATCCTGCTCTCCGGCCCGCCCGGGTTGGGCAAGACGAGTCTGGCCAACATCGTCGCCGCCGAGCTGGGCGCGGGCATCCGGGTGACCAGCGGCCCGGCGATCGAGCGTTCCGGTGATCTGGCGGCGATCCTGACCAGCCTCGCCGAGGGCGACGTGCTCTTCATCGACGAGATCCACCGCATCGCGCGGCCGGCCGAGGAACTGCTCTACAGCGCCATGGAGGACTTCCGGGTCGACGTGGTGGTCGGCAAGGGGCCGGGGGCGACCGCGATCCCGCTGGATGTCGAGCCGTTCACGCTGGTCGGCGCGACGACCCGCTCGGGCCTGTTGACCGGGCCGATGCGGGACCGCTTCGGCTTCGTCGCGCATCTCGACTTCTACGCCCCGGCGGATCTGGAGACGCTGCTGCACCGCTCGGCGCGGATTCTCGGTGTGCCGATCACACCCGAGGGCGCGACCGAGATCGCCGGCCGGTCCCGGGGCACTCCGCGGATCGCCAACCGGCTGTTGCGCCGGGTCCGTGACTACGCGGAGGTGCGGGCCGACGGCGTGGTCGATCTCGCGACCGCCCGTGCCGCCTTGATCGTGTACGACGTGGACGCGCTCGGCCTGGACCGGCTGGACCGCGCGGTGCTGACCGCGCTGGTCGACTCGTTCCGGGGTGGCCCGGTGGGCCTGTCCACGCTGGCCGTGGCGGTGGGGGAGCAGCCGGACACGGTCGAGGAGGTCTGCGAGCCGTTCCTGGTCCGCGCTGGCCTGTTGGCCCGTACGCCCCGGGGGCGGGTGGCCACCGAGGGTGCCTGGCGGCATCTGGGGCGTACTCCGCCAAATGGTACATTTGGCATGGATAGTCCGCCGGTGCCCGATCTGTTCTCGTTGGACACCGAACAGCCGTGA
- the yajC gene encoding preprotein translocase subunit YajC translates to MHYAAAGGGAGSFTPILMIALLFGVMYFMMIRPQQKRRREAESMQSNLGPGDEVVTIGGLYGTVTGIEDDTVLIEVAPGVQTRYARPAIARVVTRAELPSEPVTEDAETVKD, encoded by the coding sequence GTGCATTACGCAGCAGCGGGTGGCGGGGCCGGCAGTTTCACGCCGATCCTGATGATCGCCCTGCTCTTCGGTGTCATGTACTTCATGATGATCCGGCCCCAGCAGAAGCGCCGCCGCGAGGCGGAGTCGATGCAGTCCAACCTCGGCCCCGGCGACGAGGTCGTGACCATCGGCGGGCTCTACGGCACGGTCACCGGCATCGAGGACGACACCGTCCTGATCGAGGTCGCTCCGGGCGTCCAGACCCGCTACGCCCGGCCGGCCATCGCTCGGGTGGTCACCCGCGCGGAGCTGCCGAGCGAGCCGGTCACCGAGGACGCGGAAACCGTCAAGGACTGA